The proteins below are encoded in one region of Maridesulfovibrio ferrireducens:
- a CDS encoding MltA domain-containing protein produces the protein MLKSIYFIKTLLGICFLSLFISGCATKIPSVRKTSSSARSKAWKSKRAKEGKAISGPVKFSMLPSSSSEIAARRINIKSQAISSWRQLGPQIRKSIEYAGRNPSGGLALKRKDLRLTWGQLRKSLEDLERLLPRLDINPELLGRYFVWYELQSGAEMTGYYTPVIEASLVKTGPYKYPVYRVPPDLRKARPGQTHPWSEQLRKAYRVENGKILPYHSRRAIDVNKVLAGRGLEVAWLKDPVDLFYMHVQGGGVLRLPDGRLRTAVFSGTNGLSFKGLGRIMLEKGVLKKSQLSREKIKGYLLSHPERMWELMAENNSYIFFKLTRGQPLGANGKPLMSMVSLASDPALIPLGSIVAFRTDIFPKKGSPSRRVNGLGLAQDAGKAIRGARLDYYIGTGNEFKYTAHHLKKRVPVYLLISRAALRR, from the coding sequence ATGCTTAAATCAATTTATTTTATTAAAACGTTGTTAGGTATTTGTTTCCTTTCGTTATTTATCAGCGGATGTGCGACAAAAATTCCCAGTGTAAGAAAGACTTCTTCGAGCGCCCGGTCAAAAGCGTGGAAAAGCAAGCGAGCTAAAGAAGGAAAAGCAATTTCCGGTCCTGTGAAATTTTCTATGCTTCCATCTTCATCTTCTGAAATTGCTGCTCGAAGGATTAATATAAAATCTCAGGCTATTTCTTCGTGGAGACAGCTTGGACCGCAAATTCGTAAATCTATTGAATATGCAGGTCGTAACCCCTCGGGGGGGCTGGCTCTTAAAAGAAAGGATTTGCGTCTTACATGGGGACAGCTTCGTAAGTCTCTTGAAGATCTTGAACGGTTGCTGCCTCGTTTAGACATTAATCCGGAGTTGCTTGGAAGATATTTTGTCTGGTACGAACTCCAGTCCGGGGCAGAAATGACAGGGTATTATACTCCTGTTATTGAGGCCAGCCTTGTCAAAACAGGGCCGTATAAATATCCAGTTTATAGAGTTCCGCCGGATTTACGCAAGGCCCGTCCGGGACAGACTCATCCGTGGTCTGAGCAATTGCGTAAAGCTTACCGGGTTGAAAATGGAAAAATTCTTCCGTATCATTCCCGCCGAGCTATCGATGTTAATAAAGTGTTAGCAGGACGCGGGCTTGAAGTTGCGTGGCTTAAAGATCCCGTAGATTTGTTTTATATGCACGTTCAGGGAGGCGGAGTGCTTCGCTTGCCTGATGGTCGATTGAGAACCGCCGTGTTTAGCGGAACCAACGGACTTTCCTTTAAAGGGCTTGGTCGAATTATGCTTGAGAAGGGAGTTCTCAAGAAGAGTCAGCTTTCCCGTGAAAAAATTAAAGGTTATCTCCTCAGCCACCCCGAACGCATGTGGGAATTGATGGCGGAAAATAACAGTTATATATTTTTTAAGCTGACTCGCGGGCAACCCCTCGGAGCGAACGGCAAGCCGTTGATGTCAATGGTCAGTCTCGCTTCTGATCCCGCGCTTATTCCGTTGGGGTCAATAGTCGCATTCCGTACAGATATTTTTCCGAAAAAAGGTAGCCCCTCGCGCAGGGTAAACGGCCTTGGTCTTGCTCAGGATGCGGGTAAAGCTATACGCGGAGCAAGGCTCGATTATTATATCGGAACCGGAAATGAGTTTAAATATACAGCACATCATTTGAAAAAGAGAGTACCGGTTTATTTATTGATCAGCCGGGCGGCACTAAGAAGATAA
- the gatB gene encoding Asp-tRNA(Asn)/Glu-tRNA(Gln) amidotransferase subunit GatB, which produces MVQFETVIGLEVHAQLKTKTKIFCGCSTEFGKEPNENVCEVCSGMPGVLPVLNEKVMEYAAKMGLATNCTVNQKSIFARKNYFYPDLPKGYQISQFELPICEHGHLDIAYEDKSGEPCKKRIGLTRIHMEEDAGKNIHSAAENASFVDLNRTGVPLIEIVSEPDMRNAEEAVAYLKSLRSILLYLDICDGNLEEGSFRCDVNISVRPFGQEEFGTRAELKNINSFRNVHKAIHYEVARQIDLIEDGEKIIQETRLYDADKGTTHSMRGKADAHDYRYFPDPDLVPLVIADEWLAEWQASLPELPAERKARFESDFKVSEQDADLLTSEKDVADYFEAVLDSYNEPLKVVNWIKGEFLRELNQSGGSVSECKFKPEMMAKLVELVDKQVISIKIGKDIFNEIFTEGLDPVKFVKDKGLEQNSDSSSLEAAVDKVLADNPNEVEAYKGGKKKLVSFFMGQVMKETKGQANPGIVSKMIQQKLS; this is translated from the coding sequence ATGGTTCAGTTTGAAACAGTTATAGGGCTTGAGGTTCATGCTCAGCTTAAGACTAAAACAAAAATATTTTGCGGTTGTTCCACTGAGTTCGGGAAAGAACCTAATGAGAACGTGTGTGAAGTCTGCTCGGGAATGCCCGGTGTGCTTCCTGTTTTGAATGAAAAAGTTATGGAATACGCAGCCAAAATGGGCCTTGCAACTAACTGCACCGTAAATCAGAAATCAATTTTTGCTCGTAAAAACTATTTTTATCCTGATCTTCCAAAAGGGTATCAGATTTCACAGTTTGAATTGCCCATATGTGAGCATGGACATCTTGATATTGCTTATGAAGATAAATCCGGTGAGCCTTGTAAAAAACGCATTGGTCTTACTCGTATTCATATGGAAGAAGATGCAGGTAAAAATATTCATTCTGCCGCTGAAAATGCGAGTTTTGTTGATCTTAACCGCACAGGCGTTCCGCTTATTGAAATAGTCAGCGAACCGGATATGCGTAACGCTGAAGAAGCTGTTGCTTATCTTAAATCATTGCGCAGTATTCTGCTTTATCTTGATATTTGTGACGGTAACCTTGAAGAAGGTTCATTTCGTTGTGATGTAAATATTTCGGTCCGTCCATTTGGTCAGGAGGAGTTCGGCACCCGTGCTGAACTTAAAAATATCAACTCGTTTAGAAATGTTCATAAGGCTATTCATTATGAAGTAGCTCGTCAGATCGATCTTATTGAAGATGGCGAAAAAATTATTCAAGAAACACGTCTTTATGATGCGGACAAGGGAACCACTCATTCCATGCGCGGAAAAGCGGATGCTCATGATTACCGCTATTTCCCTGATCCTGATCTTGTTCCGCTGGTTATTGCAGATGAATGGCTTGCCGAATGGCAGGCTTCGCTTCCTGAACTTCCAGCCGAACGCAAGGCCCGTTTTGAAAGTGATTTCAAAGTGAGCGAACAGGATGCAGATCTTCTTACCTCTGAAAAAGATGTTGCTGATTATTTTGAAGCTGTTCTTGATTCCTACAACGAACCGCTAAAAGTTGTTAACTGGATTAAAGGTGAGTTTCTTAGGGAACTCAATCAATCAGGCGGATCTGTTTCGGAGTGCAAGTTTAAACCTGAGATGATGGCTAAGCTTGTGGAATTGGTTGATAAACAAGTTATCAGTATTAAAATAGGTAAAGATATTTTCAACGAAATTTTCACTGAAGGGCTTGATCCAGTTAAATTCGTAAAGGACAAAGGGCTTGAGCAGAATTCGGATTCTTCCAGTCTCGAAGCTGCTGTAGATAAGGTGCTTGCGGATAATCCAAATGAGGTTGAAGCGTACAAAGGCGGCAAAAAGAAATTGGTCAGCTTCTTCATGGGACAAGTCATGAAAGAGACCAAAGGACAGGCCAACCCCGGTATCGTCAGTAAAATGATTCAGCAAAAACTTTCTTAA
- the mtnA gene encoding S-methyl-5-thioribose-1-phosphate isomerase: MTEHIQFSAEKDALVLLDQRYLPTREEWFDCKNTDDIVEALVVMVVRGAPAIGVTAAYGCYLAAREVAGRDDWKKALEVNLDKIEKARPTAVNLRWAVREMRRIWQEAGDVSLDDLCSTWLERAKVIHVDDIRMCEDIGRFGGALIDDGDTVMTHCNAGALATAGYGTALGVIRGAVDQGKKVQVIANETRPFLQGARLTAYELHRDGIPVKVACDNACALLMKKGLVQKVVVGADRITANGDAVNKIGTYGVALLAREFGIPFYVAAPVYTIDPETPTGDDVPIEDRTPREVTHVGDTRITPEGVEVFNFAFDPTPNELIAGIITEKGVLRPPYSEAIKKLFS, from the coding sequence ATGACCGAACATATTCAGTTTTCTGCGGAAAAAGACGCACTTGTTCTCCTCGATCAGCGCTATCTTCCAACTCGTGAAGAGTGGTTCGATTGCAAAAACACCGATGATATTGTCGAGGCCCTTGTTGTTATGGTTGTGCGCGGAGCTCCCGCCATCGGCGTGACAGCCGCATACGGCTGTTATCTGGCAGCGCGCGAAGTCGCCGGCCGTGATGACTGGAAAAAAGCTCTTGAAGTTAATCTTGATAAAATCGAGAAAGCCCGTCCGACAGCTGTAAATCTTCGCTGGGCGGTTCGCGAAATGAGAAGAATCTGGCAGGAAGCCGGTGACGTTTCTCTTGATGATTTGTGTTCCACCTGGCTTGAACGTGCTAAAGTCATTCACGTTGACGATATCCGTATGTGTGAAGACATTGGACGTTTCGGCGGTGCGCTTATTGATGACGGTGACACTGTTATGACTCACTGCAATGCCGGAGCACTTGCAACCGCAGGATACGGAACAGCGCTGGGTGTTATCAGAGGAGCGGTTGATCAGGGTAAAAAAGTTCAGGTTATTGCAAACGAAACGCGTCCTTTTTTACAGGGTGCCAGACTTACAGCTTATGAACTTCACCGCGATGGTATTCCTGTAAAGGTTGCCTGCGACAATGCTTGCGCTTTGCTCATGAAAAAAGGGTTGGTGCAGAAAGTCGTTGTAGGTGCTGACAGGATTACTGCAAATGGTGACGCTGTTAATAAAATAGGAACCTACGGGGTTGCACTTCTTGCCCGTGAATTTGGTATCCCTTTTTATGTGGCTGCTCCTGTTTATACAATTGATCCTGAAACTCCCACCGGAGATGATGTGCCCATTGAGGACCGCACTCCGCGTGAAGTTACTCATGTCGGTGATACAAGAATTACTCCCGAAGGAGTTGAAGTTTTCAACTTTGCTTTTGACCCGACTCCTAATGAGCTGATTGCAGGAATTATCACAGAGAAGGGCGTGCTTAGACCTCCTTATTCTGAAGCTATAAAAAAACTGTTTAGTTAG
- the der gene encoding ribosome biogenesis GTPase Der translates to MLPTIALVGRPNVGKSTIFNRLLRKKRALTHDMPGITRDRIYDEGHYEGVRYALVDTGGLVMESDNDSGEFQGDIFDQAREAIEESHALILVVDGRAGLTPLDEQVAAFIRQSNKPIVLLVNKVDGSELEAQCLSEFHGLGFEIMPVSAEHGYNLEALRAKVAQLAEETGIVPEEEDPEKVGLKIAMLGRPNAGKSSMVNALTGEERVIVSDIAGTTRDSVNVTFRSGGKIFTFVDTAGVRRRTNIANTIERYSVLRALKSSKIADVTVMVVDALGGLTKQDKRLLDFLAKEATPFIIAVNKIDLVSQKERDALKEGFERALRMAHHVPVIYTSCISKSGLGGILPLAAKLKAECSIRVSTGQLNRIMKEVIQKHQPPVVKRRRAKFKYLTQADEEPPTFIFFINDERLIRPTYHRFLENKLRKILNIKIAPLNIYFRSTARDKETR, encoded by the coding sequence ATGTTGCCGACCATAGCACTTGTAGGACGTCCTAATGTTGGAAAGTCCACTATATTCAATAGATTGTTACGAAAGAAAAGAGCTCTGACTCATGATATGCCCGGGATTACCCGCGATCGTATCTATGATGAAGGTCACTATGAAGGCGTTAGATATGCCCTTGTAGATACCGGTGGACTCGTAATGGAAAGCGACAATGATTCCGGAGAATTTCAGGGAGATATCTTTGATCAGGCCCGGGAAGCAATCGAAGAATCTCATGCGCTTATCTTAGTAGTAGACGGGCGTGCCGGTCTTACTCCGCTTGATGAACAGGTTGCCGCTTTTATTCGTCAGAGCAATAAACCTATTGTTCTTTTGGTAAATAAGGTTGATGGCTCCGAGCTTGAAGCTCAGTGTCTGTCAGAATTTCATGGTCTCGGATTTGAAATTATGCCTGTTTCCGCAGAGCATGGTTACAATCTTGAAGCTTTGCGCGCTAAAGTTGCTCAGCTTGCTGAGGAAACAGGAATTGTGCCCGAGGAAGAAGATCCTGAAAAAGTCGGGCTGAAAATTGCCATGCTCGGACGGCCTAATGCTGGTAAATCCTCAATGGTAAATGCTTTGACCGGAGAAGAAAGAGTTATCGTAAGTGACATTGCCGGGACAACCCGTGACAGTGTTAACGTTACTTTTAGATCCGGCGGGAAGATTTTTACTTTTGTTGATACTGCCGGTGTTCGCCGCAGAACCAATATTGCAAATACAATTGAAAGATACAGCGTTCTCAGGGCGCTGAAGAGCAGCAAAATAGCAGATGTAACCGTTATGGTTGTTGATGCTCTGGGCGGACTGACAAAGCAGGATAAAAGACTGCTTGATTTCCTTGCAAAGGAAGCAACTCCGTTTATTATTGCTGTTAATAAAATAGATTTGGTTTCACAGAAAGAACGTGACGCACTTAAAGAAGGGTTTGAAAGAGCTCTTAGGATGGCGCATCATGTTCCGGTGATTTATACTTCTTGTATTTCTAAATCCGGCCTTGGTGGGATTCTGCCTTTGGCTGCAAAGCTTAAAGCAGAGTGCTCCATAAGAGTTTCTACAGGTCAGCTTAATAGAATCATGAAAGAAGTGATTCAGAAGCATCAGCCACCTGTTGTTAAACGTAGAAGGGCTAAGTTTAAATATTTGACTCAGGCTGATGAAGAGCCGCCGACCTTTATTTTCTTCATTAATGATGAAAGGTTAATCAGGCCGACTTATCACCGTTTCCTTGAGAATAAGCTTAGAAAGATTTTAAATATTAAGATTGCTCCTTTGAATATTTACTTTAGATCTACAGCAAGAGATAAAGAAACAAGATAA
- a CDS encoding response regulator transcription factor, with amino-acid sequence MPNLVGIIIVDDHALVREGLKNILKAQDGINVLGMAENGLEAVRLCKRLNPDVVLMDLSMPVKSGVQAIQELAKDDGRIKLLALTAHVDAEHVFLALDAGACGYVLKNSTSEELVMAIRTVMEGKVYLAPGISAEVAKGFLQKGRGESCDKLETLTKREREILKNILAGYKNREIADILIISVKTVEKHRANLMKKLGLKSITELRAYGEELSSRDIFL; translated from the coding sequence ATGCCTAATCTTGTCGGTATAATCATTGTTGATGACCATGCGTTAGTCAGAGAAGGTTTGAAGAACATTCTGAAGGCTCAGGACGGAATCAATGTCTTGGGTATGGCTGAGAATGGTCTTGAGGCTGTTCGCTTGTGTAAACGCTTAAATCCTGATGTTGTGCTCATGGATTTGTCTATGCCTGTTAAAAGCGGTGTTCAGGCTATTCAGGAGCTTGCAAAAGATGATGGGCGGATCAAGCTATTGGCTCTTACTGCTCATGTTGATGCTGAGCACGTTTTTTTGGCTCTTGATGCCGGTGCATGTGGGTATGTTCTCAAAAATTCAACCAGCGAAGAGTTGGTAATGGCTATTCGGACTGTGATGGAAGGTAAAGTTTATCTTGCACCGGGAATATCCGCAGAAGTTGCTAAAGGTTTTTTACAGAAAGGGCGTGGGGAAAGTTGTGACAAGCTTGAAACGCTGACTAAGCGGGAAAGAGAAATTTTGAAAAATATTCTCGCGGGCTACAAAAATCGTGAAATTGCCGACATTTTGATTATAAGCGTTAAGACCGTAGAAAAGCATCGCGCAAATTTAATGAAAAAATTAGGGCTAAAATCCATTACGGAACTCAGAGCGTACGGCGAAGAGCTTTCTTCCCGTGATATATTTTTATAA
- a CDS encoding site-specific integrase: MKNGKWRAQRMIDGQRRSKLFDSKRDATSWEVVQQKEDWIQVEIPAEILTVFSLATAYLSHAKDNFVRKTFERKRLAMRRLFQTIHPELAPEALKKPMFLNAMKNVKAEFGSGAANTLRKEVSAMWVWAVDVYDLDGINPASSIKKYVVDEKPAEVPTEADFWTVHAAAKPDDQLMLLFYFHTAARKDEGFRLRWNDVDLERGLVQLGTRKKGGGMKFDWLPLTNELHEKLKAHKKQAKSVYVFCRENGQPYTSRGKYMRRICERVNVKPFGFHGIRHLTASLLIASSDLEETRDSLRHRNVETTNRYIHKICGKTSALNRVFDKKEDHSADTLRSINMKQG; this comes from the coding sequence ATGAAAAACGGGAAATGGAGGGCGCAACGGATGATCGACGGACAGCGTCGGTCAAAGTTATTCGACAGCAAACGAGACGCAACATCGTGGGAAGTAGTTCAGCAAAAAGAGGATTGGATTCAGGTCGAAATACCTGCGGAGATCCTCACGGTCTTCTCGCTGGCAACAGCGTACTTAAGCCACGCAAAGGACAACTTCGTGCGTAAAACCTTTGAGCGTAAAAGGCTGGCTATGAGACGATTGTTTCAGACAATACATCCAGAGCTGGCTCCTGAAGCACTAAAAAAGCCGATGTTCCTTAACGCTATGAAAAACGTGAAGGCAGAGTTCGGTTCAGGTGCGGCGAATACGCTTCGCAAAGAGGTTTCGGCAATGTGGGTATGGGCTGTTGATGTTTATGATCTGGACGGCATCAACCCGGCTTCATCCATCAAGAAATATGTAGTGGATGAAAAACCTGCGGAGGTTCCCACTGAAGCGGACTTCTGGACTGTCCATGCGGCGGCAAAGCCTGACGATCAACTGATGCTGCTTTTCTATTTCCACACAGCAGCGCGGAAAGACGAAGGGTTCAGATTGCGCTGGAACGATGTGGATCTGGAGCGTGGACTTGTACAGCTCGGCACTCGCAAAAAAGGCGGCGGCATGAAGTTCGATTGGTTGCCACTGACTAACGAGCTGCACGAAAAGCTTAAGGCGCATAAAAAACAGGCTAAGAGCGTGTATGTGTTCTGCCGGGAGAACGGCCAGCCATACACCAGCCGGGGAAAGTATATGCGGCGTATCTGTGAGCGTGTTAACGTGAAGCCATTCGGATTCCACGGAATTCGGCATCTTACCGCATCATTGTTGATTGCGAGTTCTGATCTTGAAGAGACGCGGGATAGCTTGCGGCATAGGAACGTTGAAACAACCAACAGGTACATTCATAAGATATGCGGTAAAACAAGCGCGTTAAACCGTGTGTTTGACAAAAAAGAAGACCACAGTGCGGATACACTGCGGTCTATAAATATGAAGCAAGGCTAA
- a CDS encoding DNA adenine methylase, translating to MLNPTRPILRYHGGKWKMAPWVIEHLPPHVTYCEPFAGAASVLMQKDRVKCEVLNDLDGRLCSLFSVLQDKTQAEELRRRCHLTPFARSEFDISYEETTDPIEAARRLIVRSFFGYGSKSCVSITKNGFRSRRANTNSPAVDWSTWPDQIPAFVERLRGVVIENLPALEVIQKYDHDALYYVDPPYVHDSRNLNQGSYLFEMSDKDHRELAEALHAVEGYVVVSGYPSELYDEIFKGWPQIQRKAYADKSAPRTEVLYLSPKTAEALERNRLPEQGSLLAVGQ from the coding sequence ATGCTTAACCCAACCCGCCCAATCCTACGCTACCACGGCGGAAAATGGAAAATGGCCCCGTGGGTTATTGAACACCTACCACCCCACGTCACCTACTGCGAACCATTCGCCGGAGCCGCTTCGGTGCTGATGCAAAAGGACCGTGTGAAATGCGAAGTCCTGAACGATCTGGACGGTCGACTCTGTTCTCTTTTTTCAGTCCTGCAGGACAAAACTCAGGCCGAAGAATTGCGGAGACGTTGCCATCTTACACCTTTCGCAAGATCGGAATTTGACATTTCATATGAAGAAACAACCGATCCAATCGAAGCCGCTAGACGGCTGATAGTTCGCTCCTTTTTCGGCTACGGCTCGAAGAGCTGCGTTTCCATCACAAAGAACGGTTTCAGGTCCAGACGGGCAAATACAAATTCTCCGGCAGTGGATTGGTCAACTTGGCCCGATCAAATTCCGGCCTTTGTTGAAAGGCTTCGCGGGGTCGTAATCGAAAACCTTCCTGCGCTGGAAGTCATTCAGAAATATGACCATGACGCGCTTTACTATGTTGATCCTCCTTATGTTCACGACAGTCGGAACTTGAATCAAGGTTCATACCTGTTTGAAATGTCGGATAAGGATCACCGCGAACTAGCCGAAGCTCTTCATGCGGTCGAGGGCTATGTAGTCGTTAGCGGCTACCCGTCCGAACTATACGATGAAATTTTCAAGGGCTGGCCACAAATTCAGCGCAAAGCGTATGCGGATAAATCAGCGCCGCGCACTGAGGTTTTATATTTGAGTCCGAAGACGGCTGAGGCTTTGGAGCGGAATCGGTTACCGGAGCAGGGATCACTTTTAGCGGTGGGACAATAA
- a CDS encoding phage regulatory CII family protein, whose protein sequence is MTKTLTELLHEIVQKSGCSREVAEAVEKKYHVLLNELNPDSDSHKLGVNMLIPIMRICRTVEPLHFLAKKFGGVFIKLPESDSCERDVIKVVKEFGEFIAAYGEGIKDGSLSCSDKVKIRKEGHEALTAIQELLCSLK, encoded by the coding sequence ATGACAAAGACATTGACCGAACTTTTACACGAAATAGTTCAAAAATCAGGATGCTCGCGAGAAGTCGCTGAGGCTGTAGAAAAAAAATACCATGTCCTGCTCAATGAACTGAACCCCGATAGTGACAGCCATAAACTCGGCGTAAATATGCTGATCCCGATTATGCGCATATGCCGGACTGTGGAGCCGCTTCATTTCTTAGCTAAAAAATTTGGCGGTGTTTTCATCAAACTTCCCGAATCAGATTCTTGCGAACGCGACGTTATCAAAGTCGTGAAGGAATTCGGTGAATTTATTGCCGCTTACGGTGAAGGCATCAAAGACGGAAGCCTCAGCTGTTCCGACAAAGTAAAGATCCGCAAAGAAGGACACGAAGCGTTAACCGCGATTCAGGAATTGCTCTGCAGCTTAAAATAA
- a CDS encoding helix-hairpin-helix domain-containing protein — protein MSNSELVTKLTEANEAYRAGNSIMDDHVYDEMLDELRATDPDNKFLHAVEPEKSDRLKVRHASPMLSTEKAYSIAEIEKFIERCETAAAEIGLDEVFYLITPKLDGMAAHWDGERLTSRGDGETGFDITDALHKGILICPDEIGPGEIVVDKAYFKHFLSENYSHPRNFIAGNILADELSKKAQRAFGKDAVRFANFGHLKRLFGPPCSGKDIMGALTDEEWIADAYQLSDPIDGLVLEVTNSDLKKHLGSTSHHHRWQIAFKRKGETAETTVKAIRWQVGRTGAVTPVIEIEPVNISGAKISNVTGHNSAYIEDKCIGVGTRLRIVRAGEVIPKVDEVLKATTPRLPSNCPECGGWLHREGVNLICDAENCVARQCRQKEHFFKTLDIKGFGPSTVEKMATVPLHHFFDQMDDVHYIGFGFGKTQSVNLNSAIQDRKANPVNPAKFLAALGIDGLGESTAKKILTEMSFMDLVFATPDALMNIPSIGAATASSIVAGLQNNLSLIEKLIHHFKFEVSTEPESGSIAGKMTGMSVVFTGKMETGSRKDCENLAIQNGANVQGSITATTTHLICGANVGKAKTDKAAKSGAKVLSEAEFLKLIKS, from the coding sequence ATGTCTAACTCCGAACTCGTCACCAAACTGACCGAAGCAAACGAAGCATACCGCGCTGGCAACTCCATCATGGACGACCATGTATATGATGAAATGCTGGACGAACTCCGCGCGACTGATCCAGACAACAAATTTCTGCATGCGGTTGAGCCGGAAAAGTCCGACCGGCTTAAAGTGCGCCACGCTTCGCCCATGCTTTCTACTGAGAAAGCTTATTCCATCGCTGAGATAGAAAAGTTTATTGAACGGTGCGAAACTGCGGCGGCTGAGATTGGGCTTGATGAAGTTTTTTATCTCATCACGCCTAAGCTGGATGGCATGGCGGCACACTGGGACGGTGAAAGATTGACTTCCCGTGGTGATGGCGAAACGGGGTTTGATATTACCGATGCTCTTCATAAGGGAATTCTTATTTGTCCTGATGAAATTGGTCCCGGTGAAATTGTTGTAGATAAGGCTTACTTCAAACATTTTCTCTCTGAAAATTATTCTCACCCTAGGAATTTCATAGCAGGTAATATCCTTGCTGATGAACTTTCGAAAAAAGCACAAAGAGCGTTCGGCAAAGACGCTGTTAGATTTGCAAATTTTGGACACCTGAAAAGACTCTTTGGTCCTCCATGTTCTGGCAAGGACATAATGGGAGCCTTGACCGATGAAGAATGGATTGCTGATGCTTACCAGCTTAGTGATCCTATCGATGGCCTCGTTCTTGAAGTGACGAATTCCGATCTGAAAAAACACCTCGGCTCCACATCCCACCATCATAGATGGCAGATCGCATTCAAACGCAAAGGCGAAACTGCCGAGACTACGGTCAAAGCTATTCGCTGGCAGGTTGGGCGCACTGGAGCGGTCACTCCCGTTATCGAGATTGAACCTGTAAATATTTCCGGTGCAAAAATCAGCAATGTGACAGGGCACAACTCCGCATACATAGAAGATAAATGTATCGGCGTTGGAACCCGGCTGCGCATTGTTCGAGCTGGCGAAGTTATTCCGAAGGTTGATGAAGTGTTGAAAGCCACAACTCCCCGCCTCCCTTCCAACTGCCCTGAATGCGGCGGCTGGCTCCATAGAGAAGGCGTGAATCTTATTTGCGATGCTGAAAACTGCGTTGCGCGTCAGTGCCGCCAGAAGGAGCACTTTTTTAAGACGCTGGATATCAAAGGATTCGGCCCTTCGACCGTTGAGAAAATGGCTACTGTCCCGCTTCATCATTTCTTTGATCAGATGGACGACGTACATTATATCGGTTTCGGGTTCGGAAAGACGCAAAGTGTCAACCTTAATAGCGCAATTCAGGATCGAAAAGCGAATCCTGTCAACCCTGCTAAGTTCCTCGCCGCGCTCGGCATCGATGGACTTGGCGAATCCACAGCTAAAAAAATCCTGACTGAAATGTCCTTCATGGACCTTGTTTTCGCTACTCCTGACGCGCTGATGAACATCCCCTCCATCGGTGCGGCTACAGCATCCTCGATCGTTGCCGGACTCCAAAACAACCTCTCCCTGATTGAAAAGCTCATACATCACTTTAAGTTTGAAGTGTCCACTGAGCCGGAGTCCGGCAGCATCGCGGGTAAAATGACAGGTATGTCTGTTGTCTTCACTGGTAAAATGGAAACCGGAAGCCGCAAGGATTGCGAAAACCTCGCTATCCAGAACGGAGCGAATGTCCAAGGTTCCATCACCGCCACCACAACGCATCTCATCTGCGGCGCGAACGTCGGCAAAGCCAAAACGGATAAGGCCGCCAAGAGCGGAGCCAAGGTTCTGAGCGAGGCTGAATTCCTCAAGCTGATCAAGAGTTAA